The Beijerinckiaceae bacterium genome has a window encoding:
- a CDS encoding PAS domain S-box protein, whose translation MMVDPTDGKQAAEAEQWLAAIVECSDDAIISKNVDGIITTWNLGAERLFGYTAEEIIGKPITILIPPERIDEEPGILARIRRGERIDHYETVRRCKDGSLVDISLTVSPVKDADGRIIGASKIARDITERRRAQELQSLLLNEMRHRIKNTLAIVQAIAMRTLRSSSADERAAFTARLQALASAHDLLTPESWNRTSLRSLVDSVLEPFNETHRQQFLIEGPDDVWLPTTKSLPLALALHELATNAVKYGSLSKTTGRVHIGWGRIPSSPSDRLTFRWQESGGPPVKAPGHQGFGTLLIERALQAELGAARLEFTPQGLICTLEISL comes from the coding sequence ATGATGGTTGACCCCACAGATGGCAAACAGGCCGCGGAGGCCGAGCAGTGGCTTGCGGCGATCGTCGAGTGCTCCGATGACGCGATCATAAGCAAGAACGTCGACGGCATTATCACCACGTGGAATCTCGGCGCGGAACGCCTCTTCGGCTATACCGCGGAAGAAATCATCGGCAAGCCGATCACAATCCTCATCCCGCCCGAGCGCATTGATGAGGAACCCGGAATCCTGGCTCGCATCCGGCGTGGCGAGCGTATCGACCATTATGAAACTGTTCGCCGATGCAAGGACGGCAGTCTGGTCGATATTTCACTGACAGTATCGCCGGTTAAGGACGCGGACGGCAGGATCATTGGCGCATCAAAAATAGCCCGTGACATTACCGAGCGCAGACGTGCTCAAGAGCTGCAGAGTCTTCTTCTCAATGAAATGAGGCATCGGATCAAGAACACTTTGGCCATCGTACAGGCTATCGCAATGCGGACATTGCGCAGTTCCTCCGCCGATGAACGTGCGGCATTTACAGCCCGGCTACAGGCGCTCGCGAGCGCTCACGATCTGCTGACCCCCGAGAGTTGGAATCGAACATCGTTGCGCTCTTTGGTGGATAGCGTGCTTGAGCCGTTCAATGAAACGCATCGCCAACAATTCCTTATCGAAGGCCCGGACGATGTTTGGCTGCCTACAACCAAATCGTTGCCGCTTGCGTTGGCTTTGCATGAACTTGCGACAAATGCGGTCAAATATGGTTCCCTTTCCAAAACGACTGGACGCGTGCATATCGGTTGGGGACGAATTCCAAGCAGCCCATCGGATCGGCTGACATTCCGTTGGCAGGAGTCGGGAGGCCCTCCGGTCAAGGCGCCGGGGCATCAAGGGTTTGGCACGCTTTTGATCGAACGTGCGCTTCAAGCCGAGTTGGGCGCAGCCCGCCTGGAGTTCACGCCCCAGGGTCTTATTTGTACTTTGGAAATATCGCTTTAG
- a CDS encoding heme biosynthesis protein HemY — translation MFRVLLFLLVLIAAAFGLAWLIDRPGEIVLNWQGYRIETSVLVGLGIILTLVAIILTIWSLLRFAFRLPPTLSGANRTRRREKGYAALSRGIIAVGSGDAVLALKSAAEAQRHLRDEPLALLLRAEAAQLAGHHHAVEAAFREMTQRNDMRLLGLRGLHAHAHRRGDVDTAHHFASTAHGITALPWTSSAVIERHVAAKDWQGALAAVEHSGAANFIGKSTRDRQRAVLTTAIALDNELTAPDEALRLARTAIKRAPDLVPALALAARLSTRRGEIRRATKMIEAAWPVAAHPDLAKIYLDLRPGDSNADRLARARILFKLSPRDPESRVVLASAAIAACDYQTARDTMLPLIQGAERPTARMCLIMAELEEAEHGDSGYIREWLARASRAPRDAIWVADGVMSQQWLPASPVTRKLDAFVWRRPDEHLGADGETDEAVFSSIPGPSESPALIEQMETKAIAPPAPEEKFVPVEAAAGESASESSTPEGEVGQQPDDRDADAAQTSKRRGLFGN, via the coding sequence ATGTTCCGGGTTCTCCTGTTCCTTCTTGTTTTGATTGCCGCGGCGTTTGGCCTAGCTTGGCTTATCGACAGGCCCGGCGAGATTGTGTTGAACTGGCAAGGCTACCGGATCGAAACTTCGGTTTTGGTCGGTCTCGGGATCATTCTGACCCTTGTCGCCATTATTCTGACGATCTGGAGCCTGTTGCGCTTTGCGTTTCGACTCCCGCCGACCCTGTCAGGTGCAAACCGGACGCGGCGCCGCGAAAAAGGCTATGCGGCTCTCTCGCGTGGCATCATCGCCGTCGGTTCGGGAGACGCCGTGCTGGCCCTCAAATCCGCCGCCGAAGCGCAAAGACATTTGCGCGACGAGCCTTTGGCATTGCTGTTGCGGGCCGAGGCTGCCCAACTTGCCGGCCACCATCATGCGGTGGAGGCGGCGTTCAGGGAAATGACCCAGCGCAACGACATGCGCCTCCTCGGCCTGCGTGGGCTGCATGCGCATGCCCACCGGCGGGGGGACGTCGACACCGCGCATCACTTTGCCAGCACCGCCCATGGCATCACAGCTTTACCGTGGACATCGAGCGCGGTTATCGAACGCCATGTGGCGGCCAAGGACTGGCAAGGCGCTCTTGCTGCGGTTGAACACAGCGGGGCGGCGAATTTCATCGGCAAATCAACGCGGGACCGCCAACGGGCCGTGCTCACGACAGCGATCGCCCTCGATAACGAGCTGACCGCGCCGGATGAGGCCCTGCGCTTGGCGCGCACGGCGATCAAACGCGCCCCCGATCTTGTGCCGGCCCTGGCCCTCGCAGCGCGGCTTTCGACTCGCCGTGGGGAGATCCGCAGGGCGACGAAAATGATCGAAGCGGCATGGCCAGTGGCGGCGCATCCGGATCTCGCAAAAATCTATCTCGATTTGCGTCCCGGCGACTCCAATGCCGACCGGCTCGCGCGAGCCCGTATCCTGTTCAAGCTTTCGCCCCGCGACCCTGAAAGCCGGGTGGTCCTCGCCAGCGCGGCGATTGCCGCCTGCGATTATCAGACCGCACGCGACACCATGCTGCCGTTGATCCAAGGGGCGGAGCGGCCGACGGCCCGCATGTGTCTCATCATGGCCGAACTCGAAGAGGCGGAGCATGGCGATTCCGGATATATCCGGGAATGGCTGGCGCGCGCGTCACGGGCGCCGCGCGATGCCATCTGGGTCGCCGACGGTGTCATGTCCCAGCAATGGCTGCCGGCATCACCGGTGACGCGGAAGCTTGATGCGTTTGTCTGGCGACGGCCCGACGAGCATCTGGGTGCGGATGGGGAGACGGACGAGGCGGTTTTCAGCTCGATTCCCGGCCCGAGCGAATCGCCCGCCCTGATCGAACAAATGGAAACGAAAGCCATTGCGCCGCCGGCGCCGGAAGAAAAATTCGTTCCGGTTGAAGCCGCAGCCGGGGAAAGTGCCAGTGAATCCAGCACGCCGGAGGGTGAGGTGGGCCAGCAGCCAGACGATCGGGACGCCGATGCCGCGCAGACCTCGAAACGCCGTGGTTTGTTTGGGAATTGA